One Punica granatum isolate Tunisia-2019 chromosome 3, ASM765513v2, whole genome shotgun sequence genomic window carries:
- the LOC116198799 gene encoding transmembrane protein 45A-like: MGSLVGHVAPGVGFFLIGLWHLFNNIRLHVRSPSSYSSLPWFPAPRIRYLELYVILFGCSLSVAMELFIGPDRHQPLDPDGTIPSNHLRNFEHSLVSISLSVYAAVAIVFDLMAGPAKARSGVLFDLTQLVGAMAFAQELLLFHLHSTDHKGLEGQYHLLLQMVVFVSLTTTLIGIAVPTSFVVIFVRSVSILLQGIWFIVMGFMLWTPELMPKSCFINNENGHLIARCHNDEALHRAKSLVNIEFSWLLIGVTIFSVSLYLILAKIYGDKVQYHSLDTQTNDVESQKISKILSHESSESFIQLGKIYNL, encoded by the coding sequence ATGGGCTCATTGGTGGGGCATGTAGCACCAGGGGTCGGCTTCTTTCTCATAGGCCTGTGGCACCTCTTCAACAACATCAGGCTCCACGTGCGGTCCCCGAGCTCGTACTCATCGCTGCCCTGGTTCCCTGCCCCGAGGATCAGGTACCTGGAGTTGTACGTGATATTGTTCGGGTGTTCCCTGTCCGTTGCAATGGAGCTCTTCATAGGCCCGGACAGGCACCAGCCCCTGGACCCCGATGGCACCATCCCTTCGAACCACCTCCGCAACTTCGAGCACTCTTTAGTCTCCATCTCCCTCTCAGTCTATGCAGCCGTGGCCATCGTCTTCGATCTGATGGCGGGGCCTGCGAAAGCTCGTTCCGGGGTTCTATTCGATCTCACCCAGCTAGTGGGAGCAATGGCCTTCGCCCAGGAGCTCCTCCTCTTCCACCTCCACTCGACCGATCATAAGGGCCTGGAGGGGCAATACCACTTGTTGCTCCAAATGGTGGTCTTTGTCTCCCTCACCACGACCTTGATCGGGATTGCTGTCCCGACGAGTTTCGTCGTCATCTTTGTGAGGTCTGTCAGCATCTTACTCCAAGGAATTTGGTTCATAGTCATGGGCTTCATGTTGTGGACCCCAGAGCTTATGCCCAAGAGCTGCTTCATAAACAACGAGAACGGCCACTTGATAGCCCGCTGCCACAACGATGAAGCCCTCCACAGGGCAAAGTCGCTAGTGAACATCGAGTTCAGCTGGCTTCTCATTGGGGTCACGATCTTCTCCGTATCCCTCTACCTCATCCTAGCAAAGATTTATGGAGACAAAGTCCAATATCACTCTTTAGACACGCAAACAAATGATGTGGAATCACAGAAGATAAGTAAGATTCTTAGCCACGAATCATCAGAGAGTTTTATTCAATTAGGTAAAATATACAATTTGTAA
- the LOC116199105 gene encoding transmembrane protein 45B-like — translation MGSLVGHVTPGLGFLVIGLWHLFNHIKLHSQGPKSNSSLLWFPAPKIRYLELYLIMLGCSLSIAMELFIGPVRHQPLDPDGTIPSNHLHNFEHSLISFSIFSYAAFAILFDRATGSMKAHSGAFFGLTHLLGAVAFGQELLLFHFHSTDHKGLEGQYHLLLQIVVLVSLTSTLIGIALPRSFLVIFVRSVSIFSQGVWEIVMGFMLWTPQLIPKGCFMNLEEAHFVVRCNSDEALHRAKSLANILFSWFLISVTIFSVCLYLVLTKIYEDKVQCHPLHIDTGDADLKKSSKILNHDEAEDFLP, via the coding sequence ATGGGGTCGTTGGTGGGGCATGTGACACCAGGGTTAGGTTTCCTTGTCATAGGCCTATGGCACCTCTTCAACCACATCAAGCTCCACTCGCAGGGCCCGAAGTCGAACTCATCGCTGCTCTGGTTCCCGGCCCCAAAGATCAGGTACTTAGAGTTGTACCTGATTATGCTTGGATGTTCCCTGTCCATCGCGATGGAGCTCTTCATAGGCCCGGTAAGGCACCAGCCCCTAGACCCCGACGGCACCATCCCATCCAACCACCTCCACAACTTTGAGCACTCCCTCATCTCCTTTTCCATCTTCTCCTATGCAGCTTTCGCCATCCTCTTTGATCGGGCAACAGGGTCGATGAAAGCCCATTCCGGGGCATTCTTCGGTCTGACCCATCTACTTGGGGCCGTTGCCTTTGGCCAAGAGCTCCTCCTATTCCACTTCCACTCGACCGACCACAAGGGCTTGGAGGGACAATACCACTTGTTACTCCAAATTGTGGTCCTGGTCTCCCTCACTTCAACCTTGATAGGGATTGCTCTCCCGAGGAGCTTCCTTGTCATCTTTGTAAGGTCAGTCAGCATTTTTTCTCAAGGGGTTTGGGAAATCGTCATGGGATTCATGCTATGGACCCCGCAGCTTATCCCTAAGGGCTGCTTCATGAACCTAGAGGAGGCTCACTTCGTGGTCCGGTGCAACAGCGACGAAGCCCTCCACAGGGCCAAGTCGCTCGCGAACATATTGTTCAGCTGGTTCCTGATCAGTGTTACGATCTTCTCGGTATGCCTCTACCTTGTCCTCACAAAGATATATGAAGATAAAGTCCAGTGTCACCCTCTCCACATAGACACAGGTGATGCGGACTTGAAGAAGTCGAGCAAGATTCTTAACCACGACGAGGCAGAGGACTTTTTGCCGTGA
- the LOC116199276 gene encoding LOW QUALITY PROTEIN: transmembrane protein 45A-like (The sequence of the model RefSeq protein was modified relative to this genomic sequence to represent the inferred CDS: inserted 2 bases in 1 codon), whose protein sequence is MGSLVGHVAPGFGFFIIGLWHLFNNIRLHPRAPSSYSSLPWFPAPRIRYLELYVIFFGCSLYLVMELFVGPARHQPLDPDGTISSNHLRNFEHSLVALSFLTYAALAIVFDRVARPAKACSRALYDLTRLVGATAFAQELLLFHLHSTDHKGLEGQYHLFLQIVIFVSLTSTLIGIAVPTSFIIIFVRLVSILFQGIWFMVTGFMLWTPELMPKGCFLNNEDGQLIARCHNDEALRRAKSLVNIKFSCFLMGVTIFSISLYLILSKIYGGKVEYRSLDTETNDMESQNISKQXSSKSFIQLGKMYK, encoded by the exons ATGGGCTCATTGGTGGGGCATGTAGCACCAGGGTTTGGCTTCTTTATCATAGGCCTGTGGCACCTCTTCAACAACATCAGGCTCCACCCGCGGGCCCCGAGCTCGTACTCATCGCTGCCGTGGTTCCCTGCCCCGAGGATCAGGTACCTGGAGTTGTACGTGATCTTTTTCGGTTGTTCACTGTACCTTGTAATGGAACTCTTCGTAGGTCCTGCCAGGCACCAGCCCCTGGACCCTGATGGCACCATCTCTTCCAACCACCTCCGCAACTTTGAGCACTCGTTAGTCGCCCTCTCCTTCTTAACCTATGCAGCCTTGGCCATAGTCTTTGATCGGGTGGCAAGGCCTGCAAAGGCTTGTTCCCGGGCCTTATACGATCTCACCCGGCTAGTGGGAGCAACGGCCTTCGCCCAGGAGCTCCTCCTCTTCCACCTCCACTCGACTGACCATAAGGGCCTGGAGGGGCAATATCACCTGTTTCTCCAAATTGTGATCTTTGTCTCCCTCACCTCAACCTTGATCGGGATTGCTGTCCCGACGAgtttcatcatcatctttgTAAGGTTGGTTAGCATCTTATTCCAAGGAATTTGGTTCATGGTCACCGGCTTCATGTTGTGGACACCAGAGCTTATGCCTAAGGGCTGCTTCTTAAACAACGAGGATGGCCAATTGATAGCCCGCTGCCACAACGATGAAGCCCTCCGCAGGGCAAAGTCACTCGTGAACATCAAGTTCAGCTGTTTTCTCATGGGGGTCACGATCTTCTCCATATCCCTATATCTCATCCTTTCGAAGATTTATGGAGGCAAAGTTGAATATCGCTCTTTAGACACAGAAACAAATGACATGGAATCGCAGAACATAAGTAAACA ATCATCAAAGAGTTTTATTCAACTGGGTAAAATGTATAAGTAG